CTATATACAACATGCAATATAAAATTGTACTATATTGTACTAAATGATATAAAGGCTACAAAACTTATTTAAagcataattaaatattcataaaaTGGAACGCAATGGGCTACTTCTTTTGGATGAAACGAAGCAGCGTTCAGCACTGGATCTAGGGGCAAGTCTGGAAAGTGAAGGAAAAGAGACATTGCACTTCTCTGATTGGGAGTAATCAAGGCACAATTCTCCCAAAACGCTGCTCTAATCTATGTCACTACAATGGCCCCCAGGGACTATCCACCAGCCAAGGATCATCAGCATTCAGCACTTTGGCCACACACCTTTCAGAATGCCTCATACGACAGAAAAGAACAAGAACAGCCAACTAAATTCCACCCAGGGAGTCCTCTAAACAAGACAAATCCCCAGCTGGTTATTTAGGCCACTTTTGTGTCCCTCATGTATCTAACAAAGCAACACCCGAGATGGAACAGGGCAGAAGATGTGTCTTTATGTCATGAGCTGCTCAAATTATTCACTACatcaaaaataaaagtgaatctGAGCCAAGTTTTGGATTGGATTTGTGTATCTGAAGAACAAGAAAGAAGTGGAAAGTTGACAAGATTTGCCAGGATGCAGAGCAAGGTTTTCCTTGAAGTATGCAAACACATAACCAAGACTGtttagattttttctttttaaatatgcagCAACTCTCAGCCATTTTGAGCAAGACAAAGCCTCAGAATTGGATCGTCTAGTAATAATTTTAGAACGCTGACAGAGCCCGCAAACTGTAGTCAACAGACATGCACGTGTATGCACCTTGTACACAGGTTCAGTACATGATTACGGCATGATACTTATTTCTGTTCACAATTTTACCTATAAACTGAGGGTAAATTAACAAATTTGCTCATTATTAGAAATTATTCAAGGAATTTCTTATTCAAACATATGTCTGTGCATTGTTTGTGAGCTACAGTTCGTAACCATTAGAGTATTTGCTATCCATAACTAGAAATTTATGCTGCATGATTGGTAATCTGAATCGCATGGGATTGGTTCCTATGTCTGGATGGCTCCCAAATTGACAGTTTTCAAGATGGCCACTTGAATACTTCTGAAGTACTTACATATTTTAACAAGTATTCATAACTCTACCTTGCCGTTAGCATTCTTACAAAAACACCGCCTGGACAAACCTAAAAGCAGTCACAAGCGAGAGCTGTTGTAAGCACAGTTGAAGCACATTCAGGGTTTTTATGTGGATCAATGTTGATAAGATTTTTTTCTCATCTCGACTTGCTAACACCAAATGTAAGGTTCCACCTCAGGCTGGAGCTGCGTGAAAAGGGAGACTCCGAACGAGTAAAAGCGAAGCCAATGAATCACTGAACGCTGAGGAATGCGCTTCCATCCTTCGATCTGCTCGTAACGTGGAATGACAGGTCCGCGGGCACAGCCCCTGAGCCTTCTCCGACTTTGAAAACCAAGCACCGGTTTGAATGGGGGCGTCGCCCGCTCCGTGCGCCTCTAGCTCCCAGCTGAAAGGCAACCCCCCGACActgccccatcccccccgccgcccctcaGCGCGGGGCGCCGCCTCTCGTGGCGCGCTCACCACACACGAGTCTTCCTCGGGGGCATTTTACAAGCTGGTCGCGGGTGACAATGGGGGGAGCAGTGAGAGGGAGGCCGGGGGCTGTGGCGGGCGGtgactgggggggggaggctggggccgGCACGTCCCCCCCCATGAGGCGCtcggtgcggggggagggggccggccccggcccggcagAGGAAGTTTTTAGGGTGCGGTCGGAGGATGCGGAGAGAAGAGGCGAGAAAGTTTCACGCGCCCCCGCGCGGGACTCACCAGCTGCCGAGCGACCTCGGAGGAAGCCATGACACCGGGCGGCCgccgcgggagggggaggggagaggcgcgCGGGAAGCTCCAGGCGTTTGGAATGTAACCGGCAGCTAGAGGGTCCGCGCGGGGGCGGGGCCAAGCAAAcgggcggggaggggctggggcggggggcggcgggacGCGGGGGGCGGCCCGAAGGGCGGGGCCGCGCGGTAATCGCTTCGCACCCCTGCCCCGGGGCGATCCCCGCACGCGGCGGGCTGGAGTCTCGGACGTGACGTGAGCGGGCGGGCGGTCCCCGACCCACCTCCCCCGCCTGTATAATGGGCCGCGAGCCGCCGCACTGATTGAGCCGCTGCCGCATTAGCAAAGGGCGGGGAGCGCTCCGCCGCCGAGCCCTGAGCCGCCACAGGAGGCGGCCGCGGCGATGTTGGGGCCGCGCTGAGCGTGGGGTGCGATGGCCGAGGAGCCGGCACTGAGCCCGGAGTCGGTGCTGCGGTTCCTGGCGGCGCGGGGCGGGCGGGCGCCGAACGCGGAGCTGCTGGAGCATTTCCGGGGCTGGCTGAGCCCCccggagccggagcgccgcgcccGGGCCCGCCAGCGCTTCAAGGAGCTGGTCAACGCCGTGGCCACCGTGCGCCTGGAGCCCGGCTCCGGCGCCAAGTACGTGCAGCTGCGGCGGCGCTACCggcccgcggggaccccggctGCGGACAAGCAGGACTCGCCGCCCGCTGACCAGCCCCTCGAACCCGGCGGCAGCCAGGCCGCCGCCCCCCTCGATCCCCCAGCGGCGTCCGGGCCCGAGCCGCTGCCTGACATCGCGGACACCGCCCCCGTAGATCCCCCAGCGGCGCCGGAGCTGCTGCCCAGCATCGCGGTGACCCCTGAGGAGGAGGCGGACTCGGTACAGCGGAGCCGGGACTCCTCGCCTTGCCCCGAGGGGCAGCCGGGGGAGATCGCGCCAGCTGCcttggggaagccgggccccgagGATGGGGCGCTTCGGGAGAAGGGCCCGCAACAGCTGCCCCAGGCGGGGAGCAGGAGTGACTTGCCCCGGCTGGGCCAGGTGCCCCCGGGCGGCGGCAGGAAGAGGAGCTCGCGGCACAATGTGGCCCGGGGGCTGCAGCCGGGGCACGGCGCGGAGGAGCCGCTTGCCCCTGCCCGGCTTGCCGAGGAGGAGGGGGCCGAGGCCGGTTCCGGCTCTCCCTGCTCCCCGGGTAGCTCCGGCGGGGGTGCCACCCCTAGGTCCAGCCGTAAGAACTTCCGCGAGTTGATGATGGGCAGCTCCCCCCAGCTGAAACGAAGTTTCTTCCCCGGGGCCCCCCGAGCCCGCGGGGTGGACTCGGACAGCGCCTCGCTGGCCTCCTCCTCCGCCGAGGAAGAGAGCGGCGGGGGGAGCTCGGTGGCGCTGGACCCCCTGGAGCACGCCTGGATGCTGTCAGCCGCGGACGGCAGGTGGGAGAGCCTGGAGGGGTTGCTGAGCAGCGAGCCGGGGCTGCTCTCCAAGCGCGACTTCATCACCGGCTTCACTTGCCTGCACTGGGCCGCCAAGCACGGGCGCCACGAGCTGCTCGCCATGCTCGTCAATTTCGCTCACAAGCAGCGGCTGCCCATCAACATCAACGCGCGCACCAGCGGCGGGTATACGGCGCTGCACCTGGCGGCCATGCACGGCCATCTGGAAGTGGTCAAGCTGCTTGTGGGGGCCTACGACGCAGACGTGGATGTCAGGGACTACAGTGGGCGCAAGGCCTCCAACTACCTGAGCCAGAGCACCACGGAGG
The DNA window shown above is from Trachemys scripta elegans isolate TJP31775 chromosome 1, CAS_Tse_1.0, whole genome shotgun sequence and carries:
- the SOWAHC gene encoding ankyrin repeat domain-containing protein SOWAHC; the encoded protein is MAEEPALSPESVLRFLAARGGRAPNAELLEHFRGWLSPPEPERRARARQRFKELVNAVATVRLEPGSGAKYVQLRRRYRPAGTPAADKQDSPPADQPLEPGGSQAAAPLDPPAASGPEPLPDIADTAPVDPPAAPELLPSIAVTPEEEADSVQRSRDSSPCPEGQPGEIAPAALGKPGPEDGALREKGPQQLPQAGSRSDLPRLGQVPPGGGRKRSSRHNVARGLQPGHGAEEPLAPARLAEEEGAEAGSGSPCSPGSSGGGATPRSSRKNFRELMMGSSPQLKRSFFPGAPRARGVDSDSASLASSSAEEESGGGSSVALDPLEHAWMLSAADGRWESLEGLLSSEPGLLSKRDFITGFTCLHWAAKHGRHELLAMLVNFAHKQRLPININARTSGGYTALHLAAMHGHLEVVKLLVGAYDADVDVRDYSGRKASNYLSQSTTEEMRILVGALQEEGEGAAGNESGRWRLSKVLPSNLITYKLSHHHQGEETEPSEGAAALGKGKEMSRKASTSGRMKPRLNKIRFRTQIIHTTPSFRGEAEEEEEQEEKPLRTSFKLRPKSNVFG